The DNA region ttatccattgttATATGTtacgtgttttaaaaatacattttgcatTTTGAATGAATAGCTATTTTCCAAAATAGTAGAACATATTGCATGAAGGTATGGATCATTGATTATATAGTTCGAAATCCGACTGATAGTCTTGAGGGTCATGTTGGTGAATTTTTCTTTGAGCAACGAATTTCAAACGAGTGTGGCAGGAATAATATTTTAGGAGTCGTTTACAAATATTACATTTTCCTGGGCTTTTTAAGAAATGTGGGGGGAAAAATCGTTagatataatatttaaacaataaaacgctCTCTTTGGTGATTTATGCGGGacatgaaggtggcgacattgcagaataCTGAACCCGTGTTGGCGAGTTGTGTGTTTTGTTCTGCAATAATCGTTACCTACTTAATCCGCATTAATCATTTaagaaagcattttgttgtATTAACATTAAATCAGATTTTATCTCCTTTCTATTGATACCAAACAGCCAATTATAAACGAGTAAAAAACTAATCTGAACACCCCAGATACAGGCGCGTAAggttttaaggggggggggggggggggtagtaccCTAGATCTCGACAAGCCAGAGAGAAAGAAAAGTGGCCAATTGTCAAAATACTTATCAGTGGTGGGGGAGGGATACAGCAATTTCgataacgtacatgtatatgttaaagctgacaaatatttcccttttatcgccgactaccgccatattactTGTCGATTTCTATGCCTTTATATGCCTCTATCgaaaagcaaccgaccgtaactttctcaaccggtatatataccacAGTGGCAGTGGAGGAGGGCTAGAAACTAACATGACGACAAAATGCTTTTGTCCAACAAAGGTGAGAGGGGGGATCCAAGTTCATTGAAAATTCACTTTTCTGTATGTgatttttaaggcgtcgagctaatgctcggcagccttctagcgatcgtctggattggcaatcgtccaaaaattcacgctctgcaccgccttttaaatgcgaataagaaataagttctttaaattgttaaacgtattgcaagatttttattccatttattcaactaaattgtgtacaaaaaacatGATTTTGCATCCCTGgctattgacaactcattgcataagtctaaatttgcttaatcaagaaatggcggatgaatacaataaagtgaaaaaattcactaaatattatttaagtttatcgcttacattttaagtGGAGatcgtgcccgatagaaataaaatttgatatgtaaatttatttgttatcgggcacggtctccaatataaatgtaagcgataaacatatctagtgattttgttgcaataaataaacagggtaatgcagttggtttggtcAAGCATTtaagatagcacgtgttgtggatttgtttgtaaacaaccataggtaatcttgtttcaaacgggaattgaaatataaatagaagtatgttttattattataattaggggcACACTGTTGATGTATTCATattatgaacctgtgaaaattgttcaaagactgtttaaagcagaaaaaaaataatttatttttgaactttgaaatgtCTTTTTTGATTcttgtaaccatgatgagttattgtattataaacgcatcactatctattttataaggaaatatactgattttttgtttttaaagcaacaCAAATTTAAACGTAATTCAGttactttttttattcaaatgttatttgatatacgacaaTGAGtacaaattataattattgatatctgtctatataaaagaacatgtcagctcgacgcctttgtggccgttccggcctttgattaaATGTCTGCTTTGAAAAAGTTGAGAGGGGGCAAACCAGAAATTAGACCTTTCCCATTTGATTTATGGTTAGGGTCTCTGTTTACCAGTCACAAAGGAAATTTCCAAAGTTTACACCGCGGACAATGACGTTGCCGATACGTGCAGACAACTGGACATTAACGTGGGCAAATAACACGGTGCAGATGCACACTGTCTtcaccataatttttttttgtggttAAACAGAGTGATTTCTTTCAATACCAAAATAAACAACTATAGAAGATTTGATTTAACAGAGAATAAGAACTTCTTATATATCTTCCTTAATAGGTCCAAATGCATGTACCGTTCAAAATATTTCTGGCGAAAAGTGGGTCATGGTTCCAAGCTTTTGTTAATTGAAATTGCTTCTTTTTAGATCACCTGAATCAAAGATTAAAATGATCTCCTTCGTCCGTCCGCCTGTCTAAACTTTTTACAGTATTGACCTTTTTTCTATAAACACTGTGTCAAATTTTACGAACTTGGATCAAAGCAACTTTATGGGGAAGGCATTTTTATACTAAAATAAAAGGGTTAAAATCCTTTTCAAAGGGGGGATAATCACGAGGCAGTGAAAATAGGTTGTGTATTTAAAATCTTGTTAAGAACCATTGCACCAGAAAAGCCaatatttacatgaaacttgttttaaaaaaccttttttcaagaattataatgctacaatttgtaatAACAACATGAAGACATCATCATATAGTGTAGATTATACTTTGTTAAAACTGTGACCCCGTAGATTTATTTAAACTGGAGCGGTTcaaacaaagaatttttttttaacaggttaAAATTTGTCCATTTTTTTGTAAGAAtaacaatgctacaatttgcgTTATTACAATGCAAAGATCCAAGTGTTTAGATCAAGATATAGCCTTGATTCTGAATTGTTCAAACCATAACATCCAAGCAAACTATGAACGCATCATCTTCATACCCTCATATCAAGGTCAGTACAGTAACGtgcttttgatattttattagaaccatttcaacaagagcttggactttgggtagttgtgtcaaacagcaatgtgacgtaggtctgtctatttcattgctggccattcAGCCATTgctttttgaaatcaacacgatttgtctggcttttgagttaagactacgcaatcgtgTTTATTTTACTGGAAATTAGCGTCATTTTtgacttgttttgacgcaagaaaaagaGAGTTATATCCTACTGAAAgaccaaggtcttgttaaattGGTTCTATTTATAGCCAAATCTGTAACTTTGATATATTATGGCAATTATGCATGGTCATCAAACTTTGTTAGTTGGTGTATCTTACAGCAACATCACATCTTGTTTCAAAAGTAGATCACAATAATCTACTTTTAacttttcattattcattttccatttttttaatctttgataCGCTGAGGCCTAGGATAATAAGATTGGTCAATTGATGCATTGATGCACTGGGATATATAATATCCCAAAAGAAGATTTTGAttatcagttttaaaaaatgattttatatacTGTCAAATATAGCAAAATGTGAGAATTTATGTTAGTTTTACATCACAATGATGTAGAAGAGGTTTATTTTTGAACATGTCAAAGGAGACACAATAAGTGTTGTTCAGATGAGCGATTTTACCAATGGGTCTATCGTTTTAATCATATTCAAATCAGACCAGacttgtgttaaaaaaaaaggaattgtgTAGTTCTTAAATGTTTCCATTTCTTGTGTGCCTGATaaaaatactgtggaatcttTTAATTTCGTGGAGGCCAATTGtcgtggattgtgggttttttgcttattcattCGGATGTAATTTCGTAGATGCGCCGATTTGAAATGCTAAATTTTATCCATCTCTTGTCCTTCCCTCGATATTATTTAacaactatacatgtacatgcataaaaccatttaaaaaaattaagttttgttcTACATTTTATTGAACAGATAAACAACAATAACTATAATTGTATACACGTATAGCAATGATAAATGTACATGGTACCAGTATTTACACTACTTATGGTACTAAAGCCACACAGTCATTTTTGTTCTGTCTATATGATCACCTTCCTCGTGTCGTCATGTTCAAGCATTTTCACTAGTACcgactgaaaataaaaaaaagcaataatAATCATTTCCACCGTTAACGTGCGCGATGATGCAGCTGTTTGCATTATATTATTGATAAATCTTGAAAGACGAAGGATGATCTGGAAACTCTACTTACTGTATGACGATACATCGATCTGTGTTGGCATGTTTTCTATTCCGACTTCGAATCTCTCTTGCACAGAATTCATTACTTCTGCATCTGACCGGTTTGACACAAATGTAATGGCCAAACCCTTCGTCCCGAATCGACCAGCTCGACCCACctgtaaacaaaattgaatatgACATTGTATAAAGAAAATTTCCATAAATTAAGCTTCGTACTAAACAATCTCGAGACAACGTTCAACatttaataaatctaattaaaggATAAAGAATATACCCTGTGAAGATACGTGTCTGATTCTTCAGGTGTGTCGTAGTTGATGATAATGTTGACTCTTTCAATGTCCATCCCTCTACCAAACAGGTTTGTGGCCACCAGTATTCTCTTCTGGAAGTCTTTGAACTGTTGGTACCGGGACAGTCTAAACACAAATGCAAAGATTAGCTTTCTGGTTTCAACTTAACTATGTGCGCATGATTTTCTGTTCTTAAGACTTCTTTCAAAATCTGTTACCTTTCGGTTTGTTCCATTGCCCTGTGTATGGTAAGAACAGGAAAATTCTGCTCCAGGAGAAGAGAGGTCAAAGCCTGACATCGGCTGATGGAATTCACGAAGATGATCACCTGACAGAAGGATACAGCAGGACGTGTTTGTTTTCGAATTGTTGGTCACACAATAGCAACTAAATGTATAGTTGATATTTCAGTTAGATGCCCATTTATATATACACTACCTGGTTAAATTCAAGCAGGTCCAACAAGTCACAGATTTTGCGCGATTTTTCATTTTCCTCCATTTGAATGTAATACTGTTGCAGTCCATGGAGTGTCAATTTTGATTCGTCGTCGATGATAATTTCCACTGGCTGCAAccaatcaacaaaaacatttgtttCATTTCAGAGGGTAACAGGAAGTGAAACTAATGTGCAGGTAGAATTAAACGAACATCTGCATATAAAATGAAACGGAAACACCTAACAAGAAACACTTTTTCCAATTTCGATGTCATCAAAAGGCTTTTAGGGGTTCAAGACTCGAGAACTTTGTGGCGAGTATTTCACGATAAAAATTCACCTCCAATCAATTTATGTCATTGATGATTATAACGTGATCGCCATCCAGTCAAGATCCGTCATTTTATTTAGGGCGGCTTCTGATGGAAATACTTTGAAATGTCCGGATAAGAAATCATGATAAAACAGAAAGCATTCAGAGTTTCCGTTAGAATGGCCTGTTAGTACCTTCTCAAAAGAGCTGTCATCAAAGGACCTCAAGGCAATATGTCCAATTAGAACTATATACTGACGGCATGCACAAGAAACACTTTCATCTCCAAATAAAATGTCATCGATGAATTCTCGTGATGCAACTTAGAACTACTTTTCTTGGGAAACGGGGATAGCGTATGCAGATGTTGAAAATTATGCTTTTCAATCCAATTCCATCACGCAACTGAcactttcaaattcaaaatcaaattaaaaaaaatgaatcgaagtcattaaaatatttacgtCACTCATAAATCGCTTGCACACAGTTCTCAGATCCTTGTTGAGAGTGGCACTAAACATCATGACTTGTTTTGCGCAAGGTGATCGTATGAATATGGCCTGTACATCCTTCCTCATCACTGCaacggaattttaaaaaaaatcatacatttacaacatatataccCGGTACAAGGATCTTTACAACAATTTCACAGTTTTATGTTCATATACAAATATGCttcaaacctttttttaaaaactttttaatatcAGCTAATTTGCTTACCGATTTCTTTGAGTACTTGATCACACTCGTCTACAATGAAGTAACTGAGATTGTCCAGGGTAAGCTTTTTCTTCTGAACAAGAGCCAGCAGACGACCAGGCGTTCCCACGACGATGTTTGGGCGGTTCTTTGCGAGAACCTCTTCATCCCTCTTGATTGGAAGTCCGCCAAAAAACACGGCAACTTTGATTTCTGGCATGTATTTTGAAAAGGTCTGGTACTCATGCGCAATCTGGTATGCAAGTTCCCGTGTGTGGGCAATGACCAAGACAACAACCTAAAATGCACGCGCATTTCTGGTAATTAAGTGAATCTCTTTGTCGGGCTTATGGATACTCAAATTCGAGGCATACCATTTGTTATCAAATATTGCaatcaatgaacatttattaaGCTGATCAACAACTTGatgaaatccacaaaaattggtgcTCAACGAAAATTGATTTAAACCACATGACACTCACATCGTCGATGGACTCTTGAATTTGCTGGAGTGTGGATATAACAAACACCGCTGTCTTTCCCATTCCGGACTTTGCCTGACAGAGAACATCCATGGACAAAACGGCTTGTGGTATACATTCGTGTTGCactgaaaatattcaaaattcaaCTACCCTAACTTAAGtcaatgtcattaaatttaacACAACATCTATAAACATGACAAAGGCATCACAAGCTGGAACGAGTCTTCAAGTATCACACATTCATGGATCCTGCACGGGTCACAGTTAATTTAATTCTATAGTCTCAATATGCGTGAATTCATCCGAGTTCCAACACAATGTATTTACAGCATATTCGTCAAGCCACGACCTCTCCAGTAAAACGGGTGGGGTGGGGTAGTGGGGTCCTTTTGTCATCTTTATGAATTAAATTGCACCAACATTCCGTCAATCGGCCTCTCGCTTAGAATTTACCTTGTGAAGGATGTTCAAAACCTCTGTCTTTAATGGCTTGAAGCAGCTCAGGTTTCAGAAGCAAATCTCGAAACCCCGAGCTGTGAATTGACGAGAACTTGTCACGCCGTTCCTCTACAGGAACGACAGAACTGACAGAGACTGGTGTCTCCTCTTCATAATCGCGAAGCATTTCGTCGCAAGACATTTTCTCCctaaaaataacaattaataTAAACAGTCTTTTAGATATTACATTGTAATCAGGACACGTGATATAATCTATCAAATTGccatgaatgtacatgtactatatggCATAcctcacaggggccaagcccgttttaacattaatttcaatgtaaccatatggttacattgaaattaatgttaaaacgggcttggcccctgtggcatacctttcaaaataaaatgcgcGATGGAAAAATTTACTATTCCAATTATATTAATAGTCATCTCACGAAATAGCACACTAGCTGTCAATAAAACAAtgtgcttttaatttttttactctgtGATTCATTGGGATGATTTCtaaaactatttttgaaaaatttatttaaaatttaaaactacacattgttaaatttaataattcaattaaaataatttaattaaaagatttgaaaaatattaattttctaaatGGTCAACCTACCAAGTTAAACTTACCTTTATCAATGAAATAATGATGATGCAATCTAAATTTAGGTCTACTTATATATCAATCGGTATTTCACAACAGGTTGAAATAGGAAAGTCCGATGATGACAAAAATAGATTTACGGTAACTTTGTTCGGCAATTTCCGTGGATTAAAACCGAAGATGTTAAAAATAGAACCGGAAATAGTTACGTTGTTTAGCACATGACACAAAATATGGCCGATGATGTAAACATGCCTGAAAACCACGTAAATGGATTTGAAGAAACCCCAGGCGAGCGAGAGGATCAGAATGAAGCTGATGAAACAGAAGAAACTGTGATTGGAGATGAGGAAAATCTAGAAGAACTCGTAGAAAATGCAAGCAATGGTGAGTTGTAATCGCAAATCTGAAGACACCATCGATTTAACCAAAATTGTCCTAACCAGCTGCTAACTATCGATAAAAAATCAACTAACCACCCAGTCCTGTTATTCACCCCCAGTGTTATAAGAATTTTAAGATGGGCCAAAAATAAAAAGGTGCATATAAATAGTAATATGTACCCTTATGTTGCATAATACAGACCTTAttaccaactacatgtatatatatattacatgaaataaataaaattaccaGCTGATTCCATTTTTATTGGATTGTATAGTATCAAatacaacattttaaatttaggGCATTTATCTCGTATGAAATCAGTCAGGCCCCTTTGATAGTGATGatgaaaaatgaacaaaatcacAAAAACAGATTACATGTTATAAATCTAAGATTAACTCAATTTTAATCTTAATATCTTcactgttaaaaaaaagaaacatataGAGGAATAGTGAGACCATGGGTGTATTTGTTTGCTACCTCCAGAACTGGTCCAGGATATCTCCAGCTTCTATTTGCTATCAATGGAGATCTACCGGAGATCGCCATACTGCAAACAAGCAAATCGGTATTACTCTTGCAGCTTTCTAATTGACCAAACAAATACACCCCATGAAAAATCAAGAGTAAGCAAGTTTAAGTTTTGTGGCCACAGAGCATGAATGGAGATTCTGGGTTCAGTTTGAATTCACAGAGGGTCTACTTTTGCTTAAGATTGCTCATGATCAGCAAAAACAAACCAAGTTCTGCTTTTGACTTATACTTTACAGTGCTCAAGCTATAAGAGGACCTTGTattattaggtcacctgagtaaactcaggtgacctattgctatctgttttcATCCGTCGTCATGTGTTTTGgtaaacaatttaacatttttaacttcttcttaaaaactacaaagttaattgttactacatgtatttttggtgtgaggcatctctatgatAAGAGgaatttaaattgtgaaattcatggctctacctaCCCCAGGGCACCAcaagtggggccaaatatgcaaaaaaaaagccaatttttcaaaaatcttcttctttacttccacacatgtgataaaaaaaactggttgcatggttactAGTATGAtttccatgaagccctctatcaaaattatgaaattcatggcccctggttcaggggttcaggctcaagggtgggccaatatggccatatagttaaaatgcattaaatctatgaaaatcctcttctcttccccatatatatttgttaaaaactaaatgcatgattataatgtccatgaagccctcaaccaaaattgtgaaattcatggcccctgggtcaagggttcaggctctagggtggggccaatatggccatatagtaaaaatgtattaaatcttagaaaatcttctctactctcatttgtattttgttaaaaactaaatgcctgattatgatgtccatgaagccctttgccaaaattgtgaaattcttaCCCCTGGTCAGGGGtccaggctctagggtggggccaatatggccatatagtaaaaaagaattatatcttaaaaaatcttcttctttactcccacacatgagggcaaaaaactgaatacatagttatgatgtccactaactcctctacctaaattgtgaaattcatggcccctgggttagGGGTCCAGGACATGGgagggggcaatatggcaatatagtgttaatgcatataatgtctAGAATGTTTATGAtgtgcatataatgtttaaaaatcttcttctctatcctaacacatctgtatgaaaaaccgAATTCAtgattatgtttaccaggaagtcctctactaaaattttaaatttcatgtccccttgAGCATGCGTTTTGACTTAGGGCAAGGCCAAAATtcatgtataggtgttaatgcatataatgtttaagaattatcttctttactatCCCttacacctgaaaggaaaactgaattcatgattttgtagatcagatctttaagtttttcgccaaaattgtaggtttcatagttctttttgaaagatttcaggcaggtcgtcattacaaatttataatttttctactccagaatgaaacctaatgcgtatatgagactcctcgacaagtttgtgtatgggttgtatgatactcaggtgaccattaaggcctattggcctcttgttatttcTACCTGAACATTTGGAGTAGACTGTAGTAAGTGGTTATGTGTCAGTCAGAAACAACTGATGTTATATTTgggtatatttacatttgcaaatatgtttccttatctGAACCTATAGATTAGCGAAAATGTTTtattctgtatgaacttttgCATGACATCACAATGATCATAACACGGGTTTATCACTTGTTGCTTGGATTactgtaaacataaaatcttggtAATGAAAAATTTGCCTTTTTCAAAGGTaagtataagtaataaacagcaatgtaaaaaaaagttcacgGGGATGTGAACTTGGTTGGtatgtgatcaaatcttctgagaagccctttgggcttcacagaatttgatcatgtgaccaaccaagttcatatcctggtgaactttttaacattgccaTTTATTAGtaagaaaagataaaaaaaaaaagagaagatagAATAAAAAACACCAGAACactataataataaaaaaaactagacacgatctcgttgcgagcaacgaatgggtcttccgtccgatttttgaatagattagattaaacttatcacttcaaagatTAAAttgtagatctaagcgaaaaatagtacaaaaaaaatttgcggcaatcggggcttgaacccgggtcacctgggccatgtccacgattctatcgactgagctactcagactctcgcttcagaattTTGACGCTTAATTTTTCGAGAATGCCTGAATTACCTGAAAGCATcttgttgcgagcaacaagtgggtctttcgtttgattttgaattgataggGTTCAATTAAACTATTGACATTTGGTACGTTTTACTATCATATTAACTTCTTTTCAAACTAATTTTTCAACCTACACTGCGAAATGCAGATTTCcggaaaacgtcatttttaaacttcaatatctcCGCAACgcgttgtccgattttaaaacggtttttagttttgtattcagtacaaaaatgtcaacaaaacgcatatgctttaaaattccaaaaattgaaatattacaatcacttccggtgacgaccggaagtgacggacgacctgctcatattaaaatttgataagtttaaaacatattctgatggaaaaaaaattgtaggttatttgattaaaaaaaaatttaaaacacaattttccaaaaatgctgTGTGAGCGGACCGGAAGTGGCGGACGATCGTAGTTTTACCTGATCGGccctagaaattcaaaaatctatcattcctgaaacttttaattttctatctttaatcgtttttgcgaaaaagggaggacaagatcactttttacaaaaagaaaaacgaatataacggccgaccggaagtgacgtcatcaacaaaaatgtacatgat from Crassostrea angulata isolate pt1a10 chromosome 7, ASM2561291v2, whole genome shotgun sequence includes:
- the LOC128192984 gene encoding spliceosome RNA helicase DDX39B-like; its protein translation is MSCDEMLRDYEEETPVSVSSVVPVEERRDKFSSIHSSGFRDLLLKPELLQAIKDRGFEHPSQVQHECIPQAVLSMDVLCQAKSGMGKTAVFVISTLQQIQESIDDVVVLVIAHTRELAYQIAHEYQTFSKYMPEIKVAVFFGGLPIKRDEEVLAKNRPNIVVGTPGRLLALVQKKKLTLDNLSYFIVDECDQVLKEIVMRKDVQAIFIRSPCAKQVMMFSATLNKDLRTVCKRFMSDPVEIIIDDESKLTLHGLQQYYIQMEENEKSRKICDLLDLLEFNQVIIFVNSISRCQALTSLLLEQNFPVLTIHRAMEQTERLSRYQQFKDFQKRILVATNLFGRGMDIERVNIIINYDTPEESDTYLHRVGRAGRFGTKGLAITFVSNRSDAEVMNSVQERFEVGIENMPTQIDVSSYIGTSENA
- the LOC128192985 gene encoding UPF0184 protein-like, which gives rise to MTQNMADDVNMPENHVNGFEETPGEREDQNEADETEETVIGDEENLEELVENASNEYQDLSNTLDQIDRYMTNLENQNDSLVSKLQDLLESNRQMRAELQQENAKVKNS